The following are from one region of the Sorghum bicolor cultivar BTx623 chromosome 2, Sorghum_bicolor_NCBIv3, whole genome shotgun sequence genome:
- the LOC8062814 gene encoding uncharacterized protein LOC8062814, which produces MGACCPFSGAGTPGMGNSTLTDMTLLPGVEPVVAGLAAGSSSSPGQEGKARKKPMKSLYLKFFDTAPDGKSRICRKSYCMTTATARMQIIQTGHQSLPHCKSSNENEPAYLTLNTQHVPLMKQPPALPLIQIQLPEFRLSASCSLRQVRDQAFLYIGCGLMSGLSPSRKVISGHLCSYLNF; this is translated from the exons ATGGGGGCTTGCTGTCCTTTTTCAGGAGCGGGCACACCGGGCATGGGGAACTCGACGCTCACCGACATGACGCTGCTGCCCGGCGTCGAGCCGGTCGTGGCTGGCCTGGCCGCGGGGTCCTCCTCCTCCCCGGGCCAGGAGGGCAAGGCCAGGAAGAAGCCCATGAAGTCACTCTACCTCAAGTTCTTCGACACCGCGCCCGACGGCAAGTCACGCATCTGCAGGAAGAGCTACTGCATGACCACTGCCACGG CTCGGATGCAAATTATTCAGACTGGTCATCAGAGTTTGCCCCACTGCAAGAGCAGCAACGAGAACGAGCCTGCCTACCTCACCTTGAATACACAGCATGTGCCACTCATGAAGCAGCCTCCTGCTCTCCCCTTGATTCAAATTCAACTTCCGGAGTTCAGGCTTTCAGCGTCATGTAGTCTCAGGCAAGTTAGAGATCAGGCATTTTTGTATATAGGTTGTGGATTGATGTCCGGCCTATCCCCTTCAAGAAAAGTGATATCCGGCCATCTATGTTCATACTTGAATTTTTAA